The following are encoded together in the Plasmodium brasilianum strain Bolivian I chromosome 10, whole genome shotgun sequence genome:
- a CDS encoding hypothetical protein (Plasmodium exported protein) codes for MFYFKLFFEKTCFTKFNNNTSSFSNGKGRNELSYIKRFLEEKELRKNMPWNEMQNRKLFIRNLLEEEDLEEQFSKETLLHGNKCQNKISDFFINDSDLDLTASESSLDEGSCIFSSNNNMANEVNFKDSYILGQEKTYNTKRKSSIQKYYLYFPVIPLFLFVIGFIIFSSKVSDIGGSIYILYLSLILLPLTILTLRYQGRTFRNISGKIPKDKKEYNTEESFSETCKKHLIKYLYNV; via the coding sequence ATGTTCTATTTTAAGCTTTTCTTCGAAAAAACATGTTTCACCaagtttaataataatacctCATCATTCTCAAAtggaaaaggaagaaatgaactctcttatataaaaaggtTTCTTGAGGAAAaagaattaagaaaaaatatgccATGGAATGAAATgcaaaatagaaaattatttataagaaaTTTATTGGAGGAAGAAGATTTGGAGGAACAATTTTCAAAAGAAACATTATTACATGGAAACAAAtgtcaaaataaaattagcgacttttttataaatgattCAGATCTGGATTTAACAGCAAGTGAATCAAGTTTGGATGAGGGAAGTTGTATATTTtctagtaataataatatggcAAATGAGgtaaattttaaagataGTTACATTTTGGGACAAGAAAAAACttataatacaaaaagaaaaagttcaatacaaaaatattacctCTATTTTCCAGTGATTCCACTATTCCTATTTGTCATAggatttattattttcagtTCAAAAGTTTCTGATATAGGTGgtagtatttatatattatatttatctcTTATTTTACTCCCCTTAACAATATTGACATTACGATATCAAGGAAGGACCTTTCGTAATATATCAGGAAAAATACCaaaagataaaaaggaatataataCAGAGGAATCCTTTTCTGAAACCTGTAAGaaacatttaattaaatatttatataatgtataa